The following proteins come from a genomic window of Drosophila sulfurigaster albostrigata strain 15112-1811.04 chromosome X, ASM2355843v2, whole genome shotgun sequence:
- the LOC133849271 gene encoding LIM/homeobox protein Lhx5 isoform X3: MAFGAVLHTNQHNIGRSEPPVGVGDPCAGCNKPILDKFLLNVLERAWHASCVRCCECLQPLTDKCFSRESKLYCRNDFFRRYGTKCSGCGQGIAPSDLVRKPRDKVFHLNCFTCCICRKQLSTGEQLYVLDDNKFICKDDYLLGKAPSCGHNSLSASASASAPSPSPTPTSYPEIPDRTQLSSRTAVTSFLAYFYFTFIFIMISASLYFLSFFFDNKFAAIFRRTKKLKKNICFFLFCVDAVMAIRATLRNI, encoded by the exons GTCGCAGCGAGCCGCCGGTCGGCGTCGGCGATCCTTGTGCTGGCTGCAATAAGCCCATATTGGACAAATTTCTGCTGAATGTCCTGGAGCGAGCCTGGCACGCGTCCTGCGTGAGATGCTGCGAATGCCTGCAGCCACTGACAGACAAATGCTTCAGCCGCGAATCGAAACTTTATTGCCGCAACGATTTCTTCAG ACGTTATGGCACCAAATGCAGCGGCTGTGGTCAGGGCATCGCACCCTCGGATCTGGTGCGGAAGCCAAGGGATAAGGTGTTCCATTTGAACTGCTTCACATGCTGCATTTGCCGCAAGCAGCTGAGCACCGGCGAGCAGCTGTACGTGCTGGATGACAATAAGTTTATCTGCAAGGACGACTATCTGCTGGGCAAGGCGCCATCCTGCGGCCACAATTCGCTGAGCG cctcagcctcagcgtcagctccaagtccaagtccaactccaacttcatATCCAGAGATCCCAGACCGAACCCAACTCAGCAGCCGGACAGCTGTAACCTCTTTTCTCGcatatttttactttacttttatttttattatgatttctgcttcgctttattttctttccttttttttcgaCAATAAATTTGCGGCTATTTTTCGCCGCaccaaaaagttgaaaaaaaatatttgtttttttcttttttgtgttgatgCTGTTATGGCGATAAGAGCCACCCTACGTAACATATGA